Genomic window (Sediminispirochaeta smaragdinae DSM 11293):
TCTCAGACAAAGCAGAACAAATACCCTAAATACCAATTGCGGAAATCTCATCAGAGCAATACTATACCCCGGAGGATATTTTTATGAATGTGCAAAGCCTTTCCATTGTTGTTCCCGGGGGATGCCCAAACGCCTGTAAATTTTGTGTATCCCGTATGAAGGCAGAGGAATACAAAGACCATATCGAACGAAATCTCCGTTTTCGAGATCTTTATGAACGTGATTACATGGATAGATTGGCATTTGCAAGAGACAACGATTGCAATACGGCCATACTGACGGGAGACGGGGAACCACTGGTAAACATAGACTTCTTAAACGATTTTGCATCCTGGAATGCCCGTCTTTCAAGCCCATTTCGCTGGCTCGAAATACAAACCTCCGGTGTCGGTCTTGATGAAGAAAAGCTGCGCTGGCTTCGAAACAGCATCAGGGTTTCAACTATTTCACTCTCTTTATCGTCGATATTCGATGATGATGAAAATGCCCGCTATAACGGAACACCTGAATCAAAAAAAATCGATATCCAGCGACTGACTCAGGAAATCAAACGTTACGATTTCAATTTGCGGATATCGGTCAATATGACGGATTTCCTCGATGAAATACCCACCCCAACCATTTTTGAGCGCCTTCAAAAGATGGGATCCAACATGGTTACCTTTCGCCAGCTCTTTGCAGAAGGAGAAAGCGAACAGGCAACATGGGTACGGGAACATGGAGCATCGGAACAGACACGGAAAAAAATCGACGACTATATCCTCTCACACGGTTCTCCCCTCGGAATCCTTCCCACCGGCCTTATGCGCTACTCGGTCCACGGCATGTCTATCGTCCACGATGGTGATTGTATGGCCAGACAGCAAAGAGAAGCAATCAGATATCTCATTCTCCGGCCTAACTGCAAGCTCTATACTCGCTGGGACGACAGCGGCAGCATTCTGTTTTAAAAAGCCGAGCTTTTTGCCTATCCAGCCTGCTCCACCCACCGGGCAAGGACAAAGAGAAAATCGCTGAGACGGTTCAGATAGTTCTGCCCAAGGGCAAGATGACCAAGATAACTACTTCTAATACAGGTAACGACCCGACGTTCGGCCCTACGGCATATGGTCCGGGCAATATCGATCTCCGAGGAAAGGTGGCACTGACCGGGAACAACGAAGGCACTGCCGATCTTCGTCTTTTTCAAAAGCACTGCTTCTGAGGCTTCCAGTGCTTCCAGGTCCTGTTGGGAGAGGTGAGCCATCTTCTCATAGAGTTTATCATTTTTAGGAGTGGCAATCTGTCCGGAAAAACGCATGAGGGTTTTCTGTATTTCATGAAGCTGAGAAGAGAAGGCCGAAATGCCGGAAACAGGCGAGGCAGAGATATCGGCTTTTATCACCCCAAGCCAGCTTACCAGTTCGTCGATATCCCCCAGGGCCTCAAAAATAGCATCGTCTTTTACCCTCCGTTCCCCGTTGAAAAGGGAACTTTCCCCCTTGTCTCCTCCCCTTGTAGTGACACGCTCAAATTCAATCATGGTTTCATGGTATAACCGGCCCGAAGGCCGGTCAATCGGGTTTCGATCGAAGATGAGATCAAAGCTACCGGTTCTATGCCCATCGACATCAGAACAAGCCGATATCGGAGCGAACATGCATGCCCCTGAAAGAGACCCTTTGCACCAAATCGTAGGCAGCCCTTCGGGCCGCGGCGGCATCATCTCCCCAGGCAGTCAGGGAGAGAACCCTCCCCCCCGCCGTAACAAGCGATCCGTCGGGCCTAAGCTCTGCACCGGAGACAAAGGAGACCGAATGGTCGGAAGCTGGAGGCAGCAGGGAAATAAGATCTCCACGTTTGGCAGACTCAGGATACCCTTCGGCAACGGCAACGACGGTACAGGCGTGCAGCCGCTCCTTTTCCCGGTCCGCAGCAAGAGAAGCGGGAAGATTTCCCCTGGCACAGTCGAAAAGCAGCCGGGCAAAATCTGAAGGCAGCAGGGGCATCAGAGACTGGGTCTCCGGATCACCGAAGCGGACATTGTACTCCAATAGCTTGGGCCCCTTCGAGGTAAGCATCACCCCGAAAAAGAGCACCCCACGAAAAAGGATGGCATCCTCGTGCAATCCCCGGAGGGTCGGAAGTAGGATGGCTTTGGTAAAGGCCTCTTCGATGTCGGATGAAAGGCCGGGAGCCGGGGCAACACTCCCCATGCCGCCGGTGTTAAGCCCCCGATCGCCGTCGAGGGCCCGTTTATGATCCCGGGCAGAGGGCAAAAGGAGGTAATCGATACCATCGGTAAGGGCGAAAAAGGAAACCTCGGGACCGGTAAGAAGTTCTTCGATCACCACGGTCCGCCCGGCATCACCGAAACCTCCGCCGAAACAGGTATCAAGGGCCTTCTCCACCTCCTCACGGGATGAACAAAGCAAAACCCCCTTTCCGGCGGCAAGACCGTCCGCCTTCACCGCAACCCTCCAATCCAGGGAGGCCGCATAGCCGAGAGCCTTCTTCTGCTCACCGGCCAGGAAAACCTGATAATCGGCGGTAGCTACCCCGTGGCGAATCATGAAATTCTTGGCAAAGGCCTTGCTTCCCTCAAGACGGGCGCCTTCACTATCGGGTCCAAAGACGGCAAAACCCGCCTTACGAAGCCGCATCCCGAGCCCCTCGACCAGGGGCACCTCCGGCCCCACGACCACAAGGTTTACCCCCCGGCCGCGAAGCAGATCGATAAGGGAGTCTTCATCCTTCGGCATGGGAATATTGTCGCAACCTTCCAATAGGGCAGTGCCTCCATTCCCTGGCAGGGCCGCGAGAGAACAGATATCCTCATCCTGCAGCAGCTTCCAGCAGAGGGCGTGTTCCCGCCCTCCCTTGCCGATTACGGCTGCACGAATTTTCGCAGCAGCGGGATGC
Coding sequences:
- a CDS encoding radical SAM protein, producing the protein MNVQSLSIVVPGGCPNACKFCVSRMKAEEYKDHIERNLRFRDLYERDYMDRLAFARDNDCNTAILTGDGEPLVNIDFLNDFASWNARLSSPFRWLEIQTSGVGLDEEKLRWLRNSIRVSTISLSLSSIFDDDENARYNGTPESKKIDIQRLTQEIKRYDFNLRISVNMTDFLDEIPTPTIFERLQKMGSNMVTFRQLFAEGESEQATWVREHGASEQTRKKIDDYILSHGSPLGILPTGLMRYSVHGMSIVHDGDCMARQQREAIRYLILRPNCKLYTRWDDSGSILF
- a CDS encoding cob(I)yrinic acid a,c-diamide adenosyltransferase yields the protein MFAPISACSDVDGHRTGSFDLIFDRNPIDRPSGRLYHETMIEFERVTTRGGDKGESSLFNGERRVKDDAIFEALGDIDELVSWLGVIKADISASPVSGISAFSSQLHEIQKTLMRFSGQIATPKNDKLYEKMAHLSQQDLEALEASEAVLLKKTKIGSAFVVPGQCHLSSEIDIARTICRRAERRVVTCIRSSYLGHLALGQNYLNRLSDFLFVLARWVEQAG
- the purD gene encoding phosphoribosylamine--glycine ligase yields the protein MASIAVLASGRGSTLAYLVEGAASGALKAEISMVVVDRPATGAAAIAEKASIPLLLLDRKEGSSVLSRKIAEALDGKVDLIVCAGFLSILTDPLLKAFRGRIVNIHPSLLPDFGGMGMHGVHVHRAVIESGCRCSGCSVHLVDDGIDSGRVLARRRVPVFPGDTPEILASRVSEEEKPLLLETINALLAGEEHPAAAKIRAAVIGKGGREHALCWKLLQDEDICSLAALPGNGGTALLEGCDNIPMPKDEDSLIDLLRGRGVNLVVVGPEVPLVEGLGMRLRKAGFAVFGPDSEGARLEGSKAFAKNFMIRHGVATADYQVFLAGEQKKALGYAASLDWRVAVKADGLAAGKGVLLCSSREEVEKALDTCFGGGFGDAGRTVVIEELLTGPEVSFFALTDGIDYLLLPSARDHKRALDGDRGLNTGGMGSVAPAPGLSSDIEEAFTKAILLPTLRGLHEDAILFRGVLFFGVMLTSKGPKLLEYNVRFGDPETQSLMPLLPSDFARLLFDCARGNLPASLAADREKERLHACTVVAVAEGYPESAKRGDLISLLPPASDHSVSFVSGAELRPDGSLVTAGGRVLSLTAWGDDAAAARRAAYDLVQRVSFRGMHVRSDIGLF